One window of Pristiophorus japonicus isolate sPriJap1 unplaced genomic scaffold, sPriJap1.hap1 HAP1_SCAFFOLD_1114, whole genome shotgun sequence genomic DNA carries:
- the LOC139241573 gene encoding histone H2B 1.2-like produces MPEEKKSVTAKKGAKKVIKKTPPKGGKKRRKSRKESYSIYIYKVMKQVHPDTGISSKAMGIMNSFVNDIFERIAGEASRLAHYNKRRTISSREIQTAVRLLLPGELAKHAVSEGTKAVTKYTSSK; encoded by the coding sequence atgcctgaagagaagaaatcagttactgccaagaaaggcgccaagaaagtgatcaagaaaacaccaccaaagggcggtAAGAAGCGCaggaagtcgaggaaggagagttactccatctacatctacaaagtgatgaagcaggttcaccccgacaccggcatctcctccaaggccatgggcatcatgaactcttttgtgaacgatattttcgagcgcatcgcaggtgaggcttcccgcctggcccattacaacaagcgccgcaccatcagttcccgggagatccagaccgccgtgcgtctGCTGctacccggggagctggccaagcacgccgtatcggaagggacaaaggcggtcaccaagtacaccagctccaagtaa
- the LOC139241579 gene encoding histone H2B 1.2-like, whose protein sequence is KPASKKGAKKVIKKTSPKGGKKRRNSRKESYAIYIYKVMKQVHPDTGISSKAIGIMNSFVNNIFERIAGEASRLAHYNKRRTISSREIQTAVRLLLPGELAKHTVSEGSKAVTKYTSSK, encoded by the coding sequence aaACCAGCTTCGAAAAAGGGTGCCAAAAAAGTCATCAAAAAAACATCAccaaagggcggcaagaagcgtcgaaattcgaggaaggagagttatgctatctacatctacaaagtgatgaagcaggttcaccccgacaccggcatctcctccaaggccataggcatcatgaactcgtttgtgaataatattttcgagcgcattgcgggtgaggcttcccgcctagcccattacaacaagcgtcgcaccatcagctcccgggagatccagaccgccgtgcgcctgctgctgcccggggagctggccaagcacaccGTGTCGGAAGGGTCAAAGGCGGTGACcaaatacaccagctccaagtaa